A region from the Geobacter benzoatilyticus genome encodes:
- a CDS encoding transporter substrate-binding domain-containing protein, with translation MLAMRFLLAALLSLLCAVPALAAPDARTIVVGGDRDYPPYEFIDSDGKPAGYNVELTRAIAGIMGMKVEFRLGAWSEMLSALKSGRVDVLQGISWSEKRARQIDFTPPHTIVYHAIFARRDSPPAGSLEDLRGKKVALHRDGIMHEYLAARGYGKDLALTPTPADALRLLSSGGCDYAVVAMVPGMYIIRENRLTNVVPVARSIAAQRYGYAVRQGDAELLARFSEGLAILKKTGQYDAIHAKWLGVLEPRPIRWQETVKYVAVVVVPLLLILGGTVLWSHSLRRQVAQRTESLSRALEEVQLNQQQLVQADKMAALGILVSGVAHEINNPTGLILLDVPILRKVYNDAAPILEDRFREEGDFTLGGLRYSRVREEVPRLLDEMQDGAKRIKRIVEDLKDFARRDDVGGKESVDINGVAQAAVRLVDTSLRKATTRFSARYAPDLPQVPANTQRIEQVVVNLILNACQALPNPERGIELETSLDEEGKRVILRVRDEGSGIAPENLSRLTDPFFTTKRENGGTGLGLSVSAGIVKEHGGTLSFESTPGEGTTVTLSLPVGS, from the coding sequence ATGTTGGCGATGCGGTTCCTGCTGGCCGCGTTGCTATCCCTTTTGTGCGCCGTCCCGGCTCTGGCGGCCCCGGATGCCCGGACTATCGTAGTTGGGGGCGACCGGGACTACCCTCCCTACGAATTCATCGATTCGGACGGCAAGCCGGCCGGCTATAACGTGGAGCTGACCCGGGCCATCGCCGGGATCATGGGGATGAAGGTGGAGTTCCGGCTGGGGGCCTGGTCGGAGATGCTCTCGGCATTGAAGAGCGGCCGGGTGGACGTGCTCCAGGGGATTTCCTGGTCGGAGAAGCGGGCCAGGCAGATCGACTTCACCCCGCCCCATACCATTGTCTACCACGCCATCTTCGCCCGGCGCGATTCGCCTCCGGCCGGTTCCCTGGAGGATCTGCGCGGGAAGAAGGTGGCGCTCCACCGGGACGGGATCATGCACGAGTACCTGGCCGCTCGGGGGTACGGGAAGGACCTGGCTCTGACCCCGACCCCGGCCGACGCCCTGCGCCTCCTCTCCTCCGGGGGGTGCGACTACGCGGTGGTGGCCATGGTCCCCGGGATGTACATAATTCGGGAAAACCGGCTCACGAATGTGGTTCCGGTGGCCCGGAGCATCGCTGCCCAGCGTTACGGCTATGCGGTGCGCCAGGGGGATGCGGAGTTGTTGGCCCGGTTCAGCGAGGGGCTTGCCATCCTCAAGAAAACGGGGCAGTACGATGCGATTCATGCCAAGTGGCTCGGAGTGCTGGAGCCCAGGCCGATACGGTGGCAGGAAACGGTCAAGTACGTTGCGGTGGTGGTGGTGCCGCTGCTCCTCATACTCGGCGGCACGGTACTCTGGTCCCATTCGCTCCGCCGGCAGGTAGCCCAGCGGACCGAGTCCCTCTCCCGGGCCCTGGAGGAGGTGCAGCTGAACCAGCAGCAACTGGTCCAGGCCGACAAGATGGCGGCTCTCGGCATCCTGGTCTCCGGGGTGGCCCACGAGATCAACAATCCCACGGGGCTCATCCTCCTGGATGTCCCGATTCTGCGGAAGGTTTACAACGATGCGGCCCCTATCCTTGAAGATCGGTTCCGGGAGGAGGGGGATTTTACCCTCGGCGGGCTCCGCTACTCCAGGGTGCGGGAAGAGGTGCCGCGGCTTCTGGATGAGATGCAGGACGGGGCCAAGCGGATCAAGCGGATTGTGGAGGATCTGAAGGATTTCGCCCGCCGGGATGACGTGGGGGGGAAGGAGTCGGTCGATATCAACGGCGTGGCCCAGGCGGCGGTGCGGCTGGTGGATACCTCGCTGCGCAAGGCCACGACCCGCTTCTCGGCCCGCTATGCCCCGGATCTGCCCCAGGTGCCGGCAAACACCCAGCGGATCGAGCAGGTTGTGGTGAACCTCATACTCAACGCCTGTCAGGCCCTGCCGAACCCGGAGCGGGGGATCGAGCTGGAAACCTCCCTGGATGAGGAGGGGAAAAGGGTGATCCTCCGGGTGCGGGACGAGGGGAGCGGCATCGCGCCGGAGAACCTTTCCCGCCTGACCGATCCCTTCTTCACCACCAAGCGGGAGAACGGAGGTACCGGCCTGGGGCTCTCGGTTTCAGCGGGGATCGTCAAGGAGCATGGGGGGACCCTCTCCTTCGAGTCGACGCCTGGGGAAGGGACCACGGTTACGCTTTCTTTGCCGGTTGGTTCCTGA
- the uvrA gene encoding excinuclease ABC subunit UvrA, which yields MAHDSISIKNARQNNLKNLDLDLPLGELTVVTGVSGSGKSSLAFDTVYAEGQRRYVETFSPYARQFLERMDRPAVDRIDGIPPAIAIDQTNPVRTSRSTVGTMTELNDHLKLLFSRGARLFCRCCGRPVRRDTPESIVDELLARDGGATMPVLVTFPVPVPANFSADEVKGFLAGQGYTRIHREEDGILEVIQDRTRLARESRSRLVEGMEAALRVGHGRVLVYPLGGDGVPGEPWRFSSDLHCADCDISYHDPAPHLFSFNSPVGACATCRGFGRVIGIDHGLVIPDESKTLAGGAVRPWQTESYRECQDDMMTFAARRGIPTDVPWRDLTPEQREWVIEGEGSWEDGLWYGVRRFFDWLETKSYKMHIRVLLSKYRAYTLCPACGGARLSPDALLWRLGSKDEADRVLPPEERFRPAGVELDDDLLRMLPGLTIHDVMLLPIDRCAEFFGTLALPAPLDEAAELLLREIRARLGYLGAVGLGYLTLDRQSRTLSGGEVQRINLTTALGTSLVNTLFVLDEPSIGLHPRDMGRVIGVLRQLRDAGNTLLVVEHDPQVMLAADRILDLGPGPGERGGEVVFFGTPAELVRERTSLTAQYLAGTKRVDDGISSPPLRKGDSGGFEGRKKSPPAPLSQRGETRAPSPDKGRDGEGVSLHILGAAAHNLKGVDVRIPLNRLVCITGVSGSGKSTLIQDVLHRGLLKLMGKPTEPPGAHAAIRGAELIGDVVLVDQSPIGKTTRSNPASYVGAFDAIRKLFAAAPLAKERGYTAGTFSFNAGTGRCSACGGNGFEHVEMQFLSDVYLRCPDCDGRRYRPEVLEVHLMPAGEGRPVSIADVLEMTVTEAVAFFAGHREVLRGLEPLEAVGLGYLRLGQPVPTLSGGEAQRLKLAGHLAGVGGRKRSGAGNLFLFDEPTTGLHFEDIARLLAAFRRLLEAGDSLVVIEHNLDVIAAADWLLDLGPEGGDAGGRVVCTGTPAEVMACPESHTGRALREYGEELDALVKESAQGVAEALPSVVLDRAIRIVHAREHNLQNVTIAVPRDRFTVITGISGSGKSTVAFDILFAEGQRRYLESLNAYARQFVQPAARPDVDAVLGIPPTVAIEQRTSRGGRKSTVATLTEIYHFLRLLFVKLGVQHCPDCGIPITPQTPDAIVARLLRDFKGKRVALLAPLVTARKGYYTDLAKWAAGKGFAQLRVDGVMTPVEPWPRLDRFREHDIDLPVGDITVSAKGEGALRELLDRALAFGKGVVRVVSPPLKKGDLGGFAEGVKRGELLFSILRACTSCGQSFPEPDPRLFSYNSRHGWCPRCFGTGLEIPGFDAEQTGEEIWWNEWFEGEERTCSACHGARLNPEALAVRFRDRNIAELTALTVTQAAAFARDLELEGREAAIARDIVAEIGARLAFLGEVGLGYLCLDRAAPTLSGGEAQRIRLAAQLGSNLRGVCYILDEPTIGLHPRDNRMLLDTLRKLEGKGNTIVVVEHDEETIRRAEHVIDLGPGAGVNGGLVVAEGTLEQVMAAPDSLTGRYLAEPLRHPLVERRPAPAPEEPAIEVLGATLHNLREIDVIFPLRRFVCVTGVSGSGKSTLVRNVLHAGLHGLLAHGKGAHPVMGCSEIRGWEQLTRVLEVDQTPIGKTPRSCPATYVGFWDAIRKLYAGTTEARLRGYGPSRFSFNVKGGRCDECEGQGVKTIEMSFLPDVKVACEVCGGLRFNAETLMVRHREKSIGDLLAMSVDEAVEFFAAHRAILHPLQLLQDVGLGYLTLGQQSPSLSGGEAQRIKLVTELAKAKPVKDALRVPRTAPHSLYILDEPTIGLHMADVEKLVRVLHRLVEAGNSVIVIEHNLDVIAEADWLMDLGPEGGDGGGMVVARGTPEEVARMGDLSHTGRILGEFLRERGGGG from the coding sequence ATGGCCCACGATTCCATCTCTATCAAAAACGCCCGCCAGAACAACCTGAAGAACCTCGACCTCGACCTTCCACTAGGGGAGCTGACCGTAGTTACCGGTGTCTCCGGCTCGGGGAAGTCGTCCCTGGCCTTCGATACGGTCTACGCCGAGGGGCAGCGCCGCTATGTGGAGACTTTTTCTCCCTACGCGCGACAGTTCCTGGAGCGGATGGACCGCCCGGCGGTGGACCGGATCGACGGGATCCCGCCGGCCATCGCCATCGACCAGACCAACCCGGTCCGCACCTCCCGCTCCACCGTGGGGACCATGACGGAGCTGAATGACCATCTGAAGCTCCTCTTCTCCCGGGGGGCGCGGCTTTTCTGCCGCTGCTGCGGCCGGCCGGTGCGGCGCGATACGCCGGAGAGCATCGTGGATGAGCTGCTGGCGCGGGACGGGGGCGCAACGATGCCGGTCCTCGTCACCTTCCCGGTGCCGGTGCCGGCCAACTTCTCCGCCGATGAGGTGAAGGGGTTCCTGGCCGGCCAGGGGTATACCCGCATCCACCGGGAGGAGGATGGGATCCTGGAGGTGATACAGGATCGGACCCGCTTGGCGCGTGAAAGCCGCTCCCGCCTTGTGGAGGGGATGGAGGCTGCGCTGCGCGTCGGCCATGGGCGGGTGCTCGTTTACCCCCTGGGGGGCGACGGCGTGCCAGGGGAGCCGTGGCGGTTTTCCTCGGACCTTCACTGCGCTGACTGCGATATCTCCTACCACGACCCGGCGCCCCACCTCTTCTCCTTCAACTCGCCGGTGGGAGCCTGCGCCACCTGCCGGGGGTTCGGGCGGGTGATCGGTATCGACCACGGACTGGTGATCCCGGACGAATCCAAGACCCTGGCCGGCGGCGCGGTGAGGCCGTGGCAGACTGAGAGCTACCGGGAGTGCCAGGACGACATGATGACCTTCGCGGCCAGGCGCGGTATCCCCACCGACGTGCCGTGGCGGGACCTGACGCCGGAGCAGCGGGAGTGGGTGATCGAGGGGGAGGGTTCCTGGGAGGACGGGCTCTGGTACGGGGTGCGGCGCTTCTTTGACTGGCTCGAGACCAAGAGCTACAAGATGCACATCCGGGTGCTCCTCTCCAAGTACCGGGCCTACACCCTCTGCCCCGCTTGCGGGGGGGCGCGGCTAAGCCCCGATGCGCTCCTGTGGCGGCTCGGGTCGAAGGATGAGGCCGACCGGGTACTTCCCCCGGAGGAGCGGTTCCGCCCCGCGGGGGTGGAGTTGGACGATGATCTGCTCCGCATGCTTCCGGGCCTCACCATCCACGATGTGATGCTTCTCCCCATTGACCGCTGCGCCGAGTTTTTCGGCACCCTGGCGTTGCCGGCCCCTCTGGACGAGGCGGCGGAGCTGCTCTTGCGGGAGATTCGCGCCCGCCTCGGCTACCTGGGGGCGGTGGGGCTCGGCTACCTGACGCTCGACCGCCAGTCCCGGACCCTCTCCGGCGGCGAGGTGCAGCGGATCAACCTGACCACGGCCCTGGGCACTTCTCTGGTGAACACCCTCTTCGTGCTGGACGAGCCCTCCATCGGCCTCCACCCCCGGGACATGGGGCGGGTGATCGGCGTGCTGCGGCAGTTGCGGGACGCGGGGAACACGCTTTTGGTGGTGGAGCACGACCCCCAGGTTATGCTTGCTGCCGACCGGATTCTCGACCTCGGCCCCGGGCCCGGCGAGCGGGGAGGGGAGGTGGTCTTCTTCGGGACCCCGGCGGAGCTGGTGCGGGAACGGACGTCGCTGACGGCACAGTATCTGGCGGGGACTAAACGGGTCGATGATGGCATTTCAAGTCCCCCTTTGAGAAAGGGGGATTCAGGGGGATTTGAGGGGAGAAAGAAATCCCCCCCGGCCCCCCTTTCGCAAAGGGGGGAGACCAGAGCACCCTCCCCTGATAAGGGGAGGGATGGGGAGGGGGTGTCTCTTCACATCCTCGGCGCCGCCGCTCACAACCTGAAGGGGGTGGATGTCCGCATTCCCCTGAACCGCCTCGTCTGCATCACCGGCGTTTCCGGCTCCGGCAAATCCACCCTGATCCAGGATGTCCTCCACCGGGGGCTTCTGAAGCTCATGGGGAAGCCGACGGAGCCGCCGGGGGCCCACGCCGCCATCCGTGGCGCGGAGCTGATCGGCGACGTGGTGCTGGTGGACCAGTCCCCCATCGGCAAGACGACCCGCTCCAACCCGGCCAGCTACGTGGGGGCCTTCGATGCCATCCGCAAGCTCTTCGCCGCCGCCCCCCTGGCAAAGGAGCGGGGGTACACCGCCGGCACTTTCAGTTTCAACGCCGGCACCGGCCGCTGCTCCGCCTGCGGCGGCAACGGCTTCGAGCATGTGGAGATGCAGTTCCTCTCCGACGTCTACCTGCGCTGCCCCGACTGCGACGGCCGCCGCTACCGCCCCGAGGTGCTGGAGGTGCATCTCATGCCGGCCGGGGAGGGGCGCCCCGTCTCCATCGCCGACGTCCTGGAGATGACCGTCACCGAGGCGGTGGCCTTCTTCGCCGGCCACCGTGAGGTGCTTCGGGGCCTGGAACCCCTGGAGGCCGTGGGGCTCGGCTATCTGCGCCTGGGCCAGCCGGTGCCGACCCTCTCCGGCGGCGAGGCCCAGCGCCTGAAGCTGGCCGGCCACCTGGCCGGGGTGGGTGGGCGGAAACGCTCAGGGGCGGGAAACCTGTTCCTCTTCGACGAGCCCACCACGGGCCTCCACTTCGAGGATATCGCCCGGTTGCTGGCCGCCTTCCGGCGGCTCCTGGAGGCGGGGGACTCCCTGGTGGTGATCGAGCACAACCTGGATGTAATCGCCGCTGCCGACTGGCTCCTGGACCTGGGGCCCGAGGGGGGCGATGCCGGCGGCCGGGTGGTCTGCACCGGCACCCCGGCTGAGGTGATGGCCTGCCCGGAGAGCCACACCGGCCGGGCTCTGCGTGAGTACGGGGAGGAACTGGACGCTCTGGTGAAGGAGTCGGCTCAAGGGGTGGCGGAGGCGCTTCCCTCCGTGGTGCTGGACCGGGCCATCCGCATCGTCCATGCCAGGGAGCACAACCTGCAGAACGTCACCATCGCCGTCCCCCGGGACCGCTTCACGGTCATCACCGGCATCTCGGGGAGCGGCAAGTCCACGGTTGCCTTTGACATCCTCTTCGCCGAGGGGCAGCGGCGCTACCTGGAATCCCTCAACGCCTACGCCCGGCAGTTCGTGCAGCCCGCGGCCCGTCCCGACGTGGACGCGGTCCTCGGCATCCCCCCCACGGTGGCCATCGAGCAGCGGACGAGCCGCGGCGGGCGCAAGAGCACCGTGGCGACCCTCACGGAGATCTACCACTTTCTCCGGCTCCTCTTCGTGAAGCTGGGGGTGCAGCACTGCCCCGACTGCGGCATCCCCATCACCCCCCAGACCCCGGACGCCATTGTGGCCCGGCTCCTGCGGGACTTCAAGGGGAAGCGGGTGGCGCTCCTGGCGCCGCTGGTCACGGCCCGGAAGGGGTACTACACCGACCTGGCCAAATGGGCTGCGGGGAAGGGGTTCGCGCAGCTCCGGGTGGACGGCGTCATGACCCCCGTGGAACCGTGGCCACGGCTGGACCGTTTCCGGGAGCACGACATCGACCTGCCGGTGGGGGATATCACCGTGTCGGCAAAGGGGGAGGGGGCGCTGCGGGAGCTGCTGGACCGGGCCCTGGCCTTCGGCAAGGGGGTGGTGCGGGTTGTAAGTCCCCCTTTGAAAAAGGGGGATTTAGGGGGATTTGCGGAGGGAGTGAAAAGGGGGGAGCTTCTTTTTTCCATTTTGCGCGCCTGCACCTCCTGCGGCCAAAGCTTCCCCGAGCCCGACCCCCGGCTCTTCTCCTACAACTCCCGCCATGGCTGGTGTCCCCGCTGCTTCGGCACCGGGCTGGAGATCCCCGGCTTCGACGCGGAGCAGACCGGGGAGGAGATCTGGTGGAACGAGTGGTTCGAGGGGGAGGAGCGGACCTGCTCCGCCTGCCACGGCGCCCGCCTCAACCCCGAGGCCCTGGCGGTCCGCTTCCGGGACCGGAACATTGCGGAACTGACGGCCCTCACCGTGACCCAGGCGGCTGCCTTTGCGCGCGATCTGGAGCTGGAGGGGCGGGAGGCGGCCATCGCTCGGGACATCGTTGCCGAGATCGGGGCGCGGCTCGCCTTTCTCGGCGAGGTGGGGCTCGGCTACCTCTGCCTGGACCGGGCGGCCCCGACCCTCTCCGGCGGCGAGGCCCAACGGATCAGGCTGGCGGCCCAGCTGGGCTCCAACTTGCGGGGGGTCTGCTACATCCTGGACGAGCCCACCATCGGCCTCCATCCCCGGGACAACCGGATGCTCCTGGACACCCTCCGGAAGCTGGAGGGGAAGGGGAACACTATCGTGGTGGTGGAGCACGACGAGGAGACCATCCGCCGGGCCGAGCACGTCATCGACCTGGGCCCCGGCGCCGGCGTCAACGGCGGCCTCGTGGTGGCCGAGGGGACCCTGGAGCAGGTGATGGCGGCCCCGGATTCCCTCACGGGGCGCTACCTGGCGGAGCCCCTGCGGCATCCCCTGGTGGAGCGGCGTCCGGCCCCGGCGCCCGAAGAGCCGGCCATTGAGGTGCTGGGTGCCACGCTCCACAACCTACGGGAGATCGACGTCATTTTCCCGCTCCGGCGGTTCGTCTGCGTTACCGGCGTTTCGGGGAGCGGCAAGAGCACCCTGGTGCGCAACGTCCTCCACGCCGGGCTCCATGGCCTCCTGGCCCACGGCAAGGGGGCCCATCCCGTGATGGGGTGCAGCGAGATCCGGGGATGGGAGCAGCTCACCCGCGTCCTGGAGGTGGACCAGACCCCCATCGGCAAGACCCCCCGCTCTTGCCCCGCCACCTACGTGGGGTTTTGGGACGCCATTCGCAAGCTTTACGCCGGAACCACCGAGGCGCGGCTGCGGGGATACGGCCCGAGCCGGTTCTCCTTCAACGTGAAGGGGGGGCGGTGCGACGAGTGCGAGGGGCAGGGGGTGAAGACCATCGAGATGAGCTTCCTCCCCGATGTTAAGGTGGCGTGCGAGGTCTGCGGGGGGCTGCGCTTCAACGCCGAAACCCTCATGGTCCGCCACCGGGAGAAATCCATCGGCGACCTCCTGGCCATGAGCGTGGACGAGGCGGTGGAGTTCTTCGCCGCCCACCGGGCCATTCTCCACCCGCTCCAACTCCTGCAGGACGTGGGGCTCGGCTACCTCACCCTCGGCCAGCAGAGCCCCTCCCTCTCCGGCGGTGAAGCCCAGCGGATCAAGCTCGTCACCGAGCTGGCCAAAGCGAAGCCGGTTAAGGATGCGCTCCGGGTCCCGCGCACGGCGCCCCACTCCCTCTACATTCTGGATGAGCCCACCATCGGCCTCCACATGGCCGACGTGGAGAAGCTGGTCCGGGTTCTCCACCGGCTCGTGGAGGCGGGGAACTCGGTTATCGTCATCGAGCACAACCTGGACGTGATCGCCGAGGCCGACTGGCTCATGGACCTGGGGCCCGAGGGGGGCGACGGCGGGGGGATGGTCGTGGCCCGGGGGACGCCGGAGGAGGTGGCCCGCATGGGGGACCTCTCCCACACGGGAAGGATTCTCGGGGAGTTCCTGCGGGAGCGGGGTGGAGGGGGGTGA
- a CDS encoding sigma-54-dependent transcriptional regulator: MTENLYPAFGILLVDDEPAWLRSLSLTLESSAGITNTSLCQDSRQVLGLLDGGGIGLVLLDLTMPHLSGEEVLKEISERHPAVAVIVISGLNQVETAVRCMKSGAFDYFVKTDEEDRIVGGVLRAVRMMELQRENLEMSSRLVSGELRHPEAFTGIVTGDRSMLALFSYVEAVAKSPQPLLITGESGVGKELVARAAHRLSGCRGKLVTVNVAGLDDTVFADTLFGHVRGAFTGAEQARRGMVEEAADGTLFLDEIGDLSIPSQVKLLRLLQEGEYFPLGSDLPKRLRARVIVATHQDLPAREGTGAFRRDLYYRLRTHQVHVPPLRERRGDIPLLLDHFLEEAARDLGKKKPTPPQGLAQFLSTYGFPGNVRELKAMVYDAVSVHRDRMLSMDSFVKAVERAAPQAGGAPSPAPRQNPFSGFAELPTFGDAAGFLVMEALERAGGNQTLAARLLGISQPALSKRLKMLKG, encoded by the coding sequence ATGACCGAGAACCTCTATCCTGCCTTCGGCATCCTCCTGGTGGACGACGAGCCTGCCTGGCTCCGTTCACTCTCCCTGACCCTGGAGTCTTCCGCCGGCATCACCAACACCAGTCTCTGCCAGGACAGCCGCCAGGTGCTGGGGCTTCTTGACGGCGGCGGCATCGGGCTGGTGCTCCTGGACCTGACCATGCCCCATCTGTCGGGGGAGGAGGTTCTCAAGGAAATTTCGGAGCGTCACCCGGCCGTGGCGGTCATTGTCATCAGCGGGCTGAATCAGGTGGAGACGGCGGTTCGCTGCATGAAGTCCGGTGCCTTCGACTATTTCGTAAAGACCGACGAGGAGGACCGGATCGTCGGGGGGGTGCTCCGGGCGGTGCGGATGATGGAACTGCAGCGGGAGAACCTGGAGATGTCGAGCCGCCTCGTGTCCGGCGAGCTCCGTCACCCCGAGGCCTTTACCGGCATAGTTACCGGCGACCGTTCCATGCTGGCACTTTTTTCCTATGTGGAGGCGGTGGCGAAGAGCCCCCAGCCGTTGCTCATCACCGGCGAGAGCGGGGTCGGCAAGGAGCTGGTCGCCCGCGCCGCCCACCGGTTGAGCGGCTGCCGGGGAAAGCTGGTGACGGTGAATGTGGCGGGGCTCGACGACACGGTGTTTGCCGATACCCTCTTCGGCCACGTACGGGGGGCCTTTACCGGAGCGGAGCAGGCGCGGCGCGGGATGGTGGAGGAGGCGGCCGACGGCACCCTCTTCCTGGACGAGATCGGCGACCTCAGCATCCCGTCCCAGGTGAAGCTCCTGCGGCTCCTTCAGGAAGGGGAGTATTTCCCCCTCGGCAGCGACCTGCCCAAACGGCTCCGGGCCCGTGTGATCGTTGCCACCCACCAGGATCTGCCCGCCAGGGAGGGGACGGGGGCATTCCGCCGCGATCTCTACTACCGGCTCCGCACCCACCAGGTGCACGTTCCGCCCCTTCGGGAGCGGCGGGGGGATATCCCCCTGCTGCTGGATCATTTTCTGGAGGAGGCGGCCCGCGATCTCGGCAAGAAGAAGCCGACCCCGCCCCAGGGGCTGGCCCAGTTCCTCTCCACCTACGGTTTTCCCGGCAACGTCCGCGAGCTGAAGGCCATGGTCTACGACGCCGTAAGCGTCCACCGCGACCGGATGCTTTCCATGGATTCGTTCGTGAAGGCCGTGGAGCGTGCCGCACCCCAGGCCGGCGGAGCGCCGTCACCCGCGCCCCGGCAGAATCCATTTTCCGGTTTTGCGGAACTTCCCACCTTCGGCGATGCGGCGGGCTTTCTGGTTATGGAGGCACTGGAACGGGCCGGCGGCAACCAGACCCTCGCCGCAAGGCTTTTGGGGATCTCCCAGCCGGCGCTTTCCAAGCGGTTGAAGATGCTGAAGGGGTAA
- a CDS encoding DUF2784 domain-containing protein — protein MVYSLLADGVVVVHGLFVLFVVLGGLAVFRWRRLARLHVPAAVWGAWIELSGGVCPLTHLELWLRRLAGEGGYHGGFIEHYLVPLVYPEGLTRGGQIALGLLVAALNLAVYGMILRYPRREKNGKIS, from the coding sequence ATGGTGTATTCGCTCCTTGCCGACGGGGTGGTCGTTGTCCATGGCCTGTTCGTCCTCTTCGTGGTGCTGGGGGGGCTTGCGGTGTTCCGATGGCGGCGGCTGGCCCGGCTCCACGTCCCTGCGGCCGTCTGGGGGGCATGGATTGAACTGTCCGGAGGGGTCTGCCCGCTTACCCACCTGGAGCTATGGTTGCGCAGGCTGGCCGGCGAAGGCGGGTACCACGGGGGATTCATCGAGCATTACCTCGTTCCGCTCGTTTATCCGGAGGGGCTCACGCGGGGAGGTCAGATAGCCCTCGGGCTGCTGGTGGCGGCCCTGAACCTGGCGGTGTATGGTATGATTCTTCGCTACCCCAGGCGCGAAAAGAACGGTAAAATTAGCTGA
- a CDS encoding anaerobic C4-dicarboxylate transporter, producing MAMFWIQFILVLGAVLIGIRRGGVALGLIGGLGVSLLVLGFRTSPSEPPIAVMLIILAVVTASATLQVAGGLDYLVQLTEKLLRAHPKYVTILAPLSTFFLTVCVGTGHAVYALLPVIADVAIKTGIRPERPMAISSVASQMGITASPVAAAVTFFLGFAAKAGYPVTLIDIISVTMPAGVIGLLVAAAWSFNRGKDLDNDPEYQARLQDPEFRKALEVNVTTLDKEISKTAKLSVALFFAGVGTIILFAVCPDLLPLNGEKKPVPMTTVVQFVMLAYGAFIMFAADVKAKDIAHSSVFTAGMIAVVSIFGIAWMSDTFISANKKFLVENIGVMVKMAPWTFAIATFCISAFVKSQAATLAITLPLGLALGLPVPLLLGLVPASYAYFFFAFYPSDLAAINFDRTGTTRIGKYLLNHSFMLPGLIGVSVSTVVAYGISQMIF from the coding sequence ATGGCGATGTTCTGGATTCAGTTCATCCTCGTTCTCGGCGCAGTACTCATCGGCATCCGCAGGGGAGGCGTGGCCCTGGGCCTTATCGGCGGCCTCGGCGTCTCCCTTCTGGTGCTCGGCTTCCGCACTTCCCCCTCGGAGCCCCCCATCGCGGTCATGCTCATCATCCTGGCGGTGGTTACCGCTTCGGCAACCCTCCAGGTGGCCGGCGGCCTCGACTACCTGGTGCAGCTCACGGAGAAGCTGCTGCGGGCCCACCCCAAGTACGTGACCATCCTGGCTCCACTTTCCACCTTCTTCCTGACGGTCTGTGTCGGCACCGGCCATGCGGTCTACGCCCTGTTGCCGGTCATTGCCGACGTGGCCATCAAAACCGGCATCCGTCCCGAGCGCCCCATGGCCATTTCCAGCGTCGCCTCCCAGATGGGGATCACCGCCAGCCCGGTGGCCGCGGCCGTTACCTTTTTCCTCGGCTTCGCAGCTAAGGCCGGCTACCCCGTAACCCTCATCGACATCATCTCCGTAACCATGCCGGCCGGCGTCATCGGGCTCCTGGTGGCCGCCGCCTGGAGTTTCAACCGCGGCAAGGATCTGGACAATGACCCAGAGTATCAAGCCCGCCTCCAGGACCCCGAATTCCGCAAGGCCCTTGAGGTAAACGTGACCACCCTGGACAAGGAAATCAGCAAGACCGCCAAGCTTTCCGTGGCCCTCTTCTTCGCCGGTGTCGGCACCATCATCCTGTTTGCCGTGTGCCCTGACCTGCTCCCCCTGAACGGCGAGAAGAAGCCGGTTCCCATGACCACTGTCGTCCAGTTCGTCATGCTTGCCTACGGCGCCTTCATCATGTTCGCCGCCGACGTGAAGGCCAAGGACATCGCCCATTCCAGCGTCTTTACCGCCGGCATGATCGCCGTGGTTTCCATCTTCGGCATCGCCTGGATGAGTGATACCTTCATCTCCGCCAACAAGAAGTTCCTGGTGGAAAATATCGGCGTCATGGTCAAAATGGCTCCCTGGACCTTCGCCATCGCCACTTTCTGCATCTCGGCTTTCGTGAAGAGCCAGGCCGCCACACTGGCCATAACCCTTCCCCTGGGGCTGGCCCTGGGGCTCCCGGTCCCGCTGCTGCTAGGGCTCGTGCCGGCCAGTTACGCCTACTTCTTCTTCGCCTTTTATCCCAGCGACCTGGCCGCCATCAACTTCGACCGCACCGGCACCACCCGCATCGGCAAGTACCTCTTGAACCACAGTTTCATGCTTCCCGGCCTGATCGGGGTGAGTGTTTCCACGGTGGT